The Xanthomonas sontii genome contains a region encoding:
- a CDS encoding copper resistance system multicopper oxidase — translation MNPSSSGLPALPSRRRFVTGLALGAAAGLTGLPLRSAHASALARNGAAPYVLHGTDLDLSIGSTRVNFTGRERPAIAVNGSVPAPLLRWREGDTVTIRVANRLPGHTQTSVHWHGLLLPANMDGVPGMSFDGIYPGETYQYRFALRQSGTYWYHSHSLHQEQAGLYGAIVIDPREPPPYRYDREHVLLLSDWTDLDPAALFRRLKQMPSYDNLYQRTVGDFLRDAREDGLRATLADRGMWGRMRMTPSDLSDVNGNTYTYLLNGMTPAGNWTGLFRPGEKVLLRFINASSMSYFDVRIPGLKMTVVAADGQYVHPVSVDEFRIAAAETYDVLVEPSGQDAYTVFAQDMGRTGHARGTLAVREGLQAPVPANDPRPLLRMQDMGHAMAGHAGMDHGAGTAMHGMEGGCGASMHMPGMSHAAHAAAAPAHPRSERGNPLVDMQSSATAPRLDDPGIGLRDNGRRVLTYADLHSLFEDPDGREPGREIQLHLTGNMEKFAWSFDGIPFASAEPLRLNYGERLRIVLVNDTMMQHPIHLHGMWSDVEDAAGRFQVRKHTVDMPPGTRRSYRVRADALGRWAYHCHLLYHMDGGMMREVRVDA, via the coding sequence ATGAACCCATCTTCTTCCGGCCTGCCGGCGCTGCCGTCGCGGCGCCGCTTCGTCACCGGGCTGGCGCTGGGCGCCGCCGCCGGCCTCACCGGGCTGCCGCTGCGCAGCGCCCACGCCAGCGCGCTCGCCCGCAACGGCGCCGCGCCCTACGTGCTGCACGGCACCGACCTGGACCTGAGCATCGGCAGCACGCGGGTCAACTTCACCGGGCGCGAGCGCCCCGCCATCGCCGTCAACGGCAGCGTGCCGGCGCCGCTGCTGCGCTGGCGCGAAGGCGACACCGTCACCATCCGCGTGGCCAACCGCCTGCCCGGCCACACCCAGACCTCGGTGCACTGGCACGGCCTGCTGCTGCCGGCCAACATGGACGGCGTGCCGGGCATGAGCTTCGACGGCATCTACCCAGGCGAGACCTACCAGTACCGCTTCGCCCTGCGCCAATCCGGCACCTACTGGTACCACAGCCATTCGCTGCACCAGGAGCAGGCCGGGCTGTACGGCGCCATCGTCATCGACCCGCGCGAGCCGCCGCCGTACCGCTACGATCGCGAACACGTGCTGCTGCTGTCGGACTGGACCGATCTGGATCCGGCGGCGCTGTTCCGGCGGCTGAAGCAGATGCCGTCCTACGACAACCTGTACCAGCGCACCGTCGGCGATTTCCTGCGCGACGCGCGCGAGGACGGGCTGCGCGCCACCCTCGCCGACCGCGGCATGTGGGGGCGCATGCGCATGACCCCCAGCGACCTGTCCGACGTCAACGGCAACACCTACACCTACCTGCTCAACGGCATGACCCCGGCCGGCAACTGGACCGGGTTGTTCCGCCCCGGCGAGAAGGTGCTGCTGCGCTTCATCAACGCCTCCAGCATGAGCTACTTCGACGTGCGCATCCCCGGGCTGAAGATGACCGTGGTCGCCGCCGACGGCCAGTACGTGCACCCGGTGAGCGTGGACGAGTTCCGCATCGCCGCGGCCGAGACCTACGATGTACTGGTCGAACCCAGCGGCCAGGACGCCTACACGGTGTTCGCGCAGGACATGGGCCGTACCGGCCACGCGCGCGGCACCCTGGCCGTGCGCGAGGGCCTGCAGGCGCCGGTGCCGGCGAACGATCCGCGCCCGCTGCTGCGCATGCAGGACATGGGCCATGCGATGGCCGGGCACGCCGGCATGGACCACGGCGCCGGCACGGCAATGCACGGTATGGAAGGCGGTTGCGGCGCGAGCATGCACATGCCGGGCATGTCGCACGCCGCGCACGCTGCCGCCGCACCGGCGCATCCACGCAGCGAACGCGGCAATCCGCTGGTGGACATGCAATCCTCCGCCACTGCGCCGCGACTGGATGACCCCGGCATCGGCCTGCGCGACAACGGCCGCCGCGTGCTGACCTATGCCGACCTGCACAGCCTGTTCGAGGACCCGGACGGACGCGAGCCGGGACGCGAGATCCAGTTGCACCTGACCGGCAACATGGAGAAGTTCGCCTGGTCGTTCGACGGCATTCCCTTCGCCAGCGCCGAGCCGCTGCGGCTGAACTATGGCGAGCGCCTGCGCATCGTGCTGGTCAACGACACGATGATGCAGCACCCGATCCACCTGCACGGCATGTGGAGCGACGTCGAGGACGCGGCCGGCCGCTTCCAGGTGCGCAAGCACACCGTGGACATGCCGCCGGGCACGCGCCGCAGCTACCGCGTGCGCGCCGACGCGCTCGGCCGCTGGGCCTACCACTGCCACCTGCTGTACCACATGGACGGCGGCATGATGCGCGAAGTGCGGGTGGACGCATGA